AGATTCTTCTTTGCCGCACTACTATGCTCGGTTTTCGTAAGGGGGATTATTCAATAGACATATGCACGACAAGGCGCCAGAACACCTTTTAGAATCCTAAGTATTGGATTACTGTTGAAGTTACGTAAAGGGTGATTTAATGTAAGTCGGGTATTAGAAAAATACCGATTTGAGGACAAAGTTGGTTCGTGGTCGTGTAGGTAGAAGCCATACGCCTGGCAATGTGAACTTGAAGCCAATACGAAAACACGATGGCATTTGGCAAATCTCAATCAGTAGGTGAGTCAGAAGATTCTGACATAGCAGGCAATAAATCACGGGCTTCGCAATCCAGCGCTCTCGCTATCTCGTAAAGTATGCTGATACTAATATTCACTTTGCCTCTTTCGATACGCCCCATATAGCTTCTATCTACTGAAGCATCGCTAGCGAGATCTTCTTGTGATATATCGCATTCAATGCGCCTCTTTCGTATCAAGACGCCAATTTTTCTCGCCAGATCATTCACACCGTATACCACTTTTCCAAAGAGATTATTTATAACGGCATGAGGACTTTATTGCCACGGACGATAATCCCCTTATGCGGATTATCGTCCTCAACCGATGGTTAATTTTGTATTCTTAGTGGAATATGGCCCCGCCCTTACTTCTACTGTTCCCAGATGGTGTTAAATTAAAGAACATCGATGATCGATCTACTTCTGCCCTAGATTCAACTTGTTATCTATTTACATCAAGCGGCGTCTACTAAAGATAATTAGCGTTTGTAAGATGAATGAACTTGAATCATAATTCTTGTAAATGCAGTTAGGCAGCATGTAAGATTCGGCAATTCATTTTCAATACCTGGGGAATACATTATGACTAGAAAAACATTAGGCGCTGAAGAGTGGAAATCTATTTTAGACGATTGGCAAACCTCAGGATTAGGTCAAGCAGATTATTGCCGTAAAAAAAACCTCAACATCAAAACCTTTTCAAGCTGGAAGGGCAAGCTAGTCGACAAAAAAGGGGTTGCTCCTAAAAAGGTAACAAAGGCTAAAACTAAAGCTAAAACAGCTCCCAAAAAAGCGGTGCCAGCTCGCGCCACCACAAAACCGAAAGCTACGGTTTCAGAGCCTACTCCATCACAGAGTGACGGCTTGCTCGTTGCAACTCTGCCTAGCGGAGTTGAGATAAGATTCACCTGTGATAATGAGCAAATGCTTGTTGCAGCAATAAACACCCTGGCAAAAATAAAATAGTACTCAGACGCTTTTACTAACTAGCTGCCAAGTACTCCAGAATAGCTTTAACGTTTTCTTCGGTTAGACCTGTTTGGTAGTCAGTCGTGAACAAGCTCTGGCAATCCAAAAAGCCTTCACT
This DNA window, taken from Teredinibacter purpureus, encodes the following:
- a CDS encoding helix-turn-helix domain-containing protein, yielding MNDLARKIGVLIRKRRIECDISQEDLASDASVDRSYMGRIERGKVNISISILYEIARALDCEARDLLPAMSESSDSPTD
- the tnpA gene encoding IS66 family insertion sequence element accessory protein TnpA → MTRKTLGAEEWKSILDDWQTSGLGQADYCRKKNLNIKTFSSWKGKLVDKKGVAPKKVTKAKTKAKTAPKKAVPARATTKPKATVSEPTPSQSDGLLVATLPSGVEIRFTCDNEQMLVAAINTLAKIK